From the Streptomyces sp. SN-593 genome, the window AGAAGGAGAAGTAAGCATGCCTCGTAAGGGCCCCGCCCCGAAGCGCCCGGTCATCATCGACCCGGTTTACGGCTCCCCGCTGGTGACCTCGCTGGTCAACAAGATCCTCCTGCACGGCAAGCGCTCCACCGCCGAACGCATCGTCTACGGCGCCCTGGAGGGCCTGCGCGAGAAGGCCGGTGCCGACCCGGTGATCACCCTCAAGCGCGCGCTGGAGAACATCAAGCCGACCCTGGAGGTCAAGTCCCGCCGCGTCGGCGGTGCGACCTACCAGGTGCCGGTCGAGGTCCGCCCGGGCCGCCAGAACACCCTGGCCCTGCGCTGGCTGGTCGGGTACTCCCGCGCCCGCCGCGAGAAGACCATGACCGAGCGGCTGATGAACGAGATCCTCGACGCCAGCAACGGCCTGGGCGCCTCCGTGAAGCGCCGCGAGGACACGCACAAGATGGCCGAGTCCAACAAGGCCTTCGCGCACTACCGCTGGTAGTCACCACCCCCATCGAGACCGAGAGAAGACTGAGCCACATGGCCACCACTTCGCTTGACCTGGCCAAGGTCCGCAACATCGGGATCATGGCCCACATCGACGCGGGCAAGACGACGACCACCGAGCGGATCCTGTTCTACACCGGTGTCTCCTACAAGATCGGTGAAGTCCACGACGGCGCTGCCACCATGGACTGGATGGAGCAGGAGCAGGAGCGCGGCATCACCATCACGTCGGCCGCGACGACCTGTCACTGGCCGCTCGACAACGTCGACCACACCATCAACATCATCGACACCCCCGGCCACGTCGACTTCACCGTCGAGGTGGAGCGTTCGCTGCGCGTCCTCGACGGCGCCGTGACCGTGTTCGACGGTGTCGCCGGTGTGGAGCCGCAGTCCGAGACGGTCTGGCGCCAGGCCGACCGCTACGGCGTGCCCCGTATCTGCTTCGTCAACAAGCTGGACCGCACCGGCGCGGAGTTCCACCGCTGCGTCGACATGATCGTGGACCGCCTCGGCGCGGTGCCGCTGGTCATGCAGCTGCCGATCGGTGCCGAGGCCGACTTCAAGGGCGTGGTCGACCTCGTCCAG encodes:
- the rpsG gene encoding 30S ribosomal protein S7 yields the protein MPRKGPAPKRPVIIDPVYGSPLVTSLVNKILLHGKRSTAERIVYGALEGLREKAGADPVITLKRALENIKPTLEVKSRRVGGATYQVPVEVRPGRQNTLALRWLVGYSRARREKTMTERLMNEILDASNGLGASVKRREDTHKMAESNKAFAHYRW